One genomic window of Gemmatimonadales bacterium includes the following:
- the dacB gene encoding D-alanyl-D-alanine carboxypeptidase/D-alanyl-D-alanine-endopeptidase translates to MRRTIAIFSLCWGAALFLCPRPGAAQAIPAALARDLDQWYGHATQAAPGQWGVAIANAAGEVLWSANPDEPLLPASTAKIFTTGFARSIVGPDATLPTRVVGLGHVDSAGTWQGAWTLELNGDPTFERTLRSGRMLRQLTAQLHALGVRTLIGALTTTSANGRTATVIPAAWDGRYPGELYAPPIGAVTLHENTVSITARPGRKLGDPPEVVFTIPAGLESMVRVEASTAAGSARHLHMAATGDGGWTITGSIGLSARPQGFSAVAEDPEQVLECAWGAALERAGIAWDRGRVTPRTSPDDAPAVLAEVSSPPFDSIASEVNRRSLNVGAELLLRWAAGAGHGPERLTRHVRQVVGPAAVVELHDGSGLSPDDRVAARTEALYLAQLPRRPGAEEFPLLLPANGMGTLRRLGRGVLAPGVVRAKTGTLDSVSALAGYLGRRDGVLVISALYNGARARTAKRAQWALFRLLGAGGVDLATAGSETQLGGDEAGSP, encoded by the coding sequence ATGCGACGCACGATCGCGATTTTCTCCCTTTGTTGGGGAGCAGCCCTCTTTCTGTGCCCACGCCCGGGCGCCGCACAGGCGATTCCGGCGGCCCTCGCGCGCGATCTGGACCAGTGGTACGGTCACGCGACGCAGGCAGCACCGGGGCAGTGGGGCGTCGCGATCGCCAACGCGGCGGGCGAGGTGCTCTGGTCCGCCAATCCGGACGAGCCGCTCCTGCCGGCCTCGACGGCCAAGATCTTCACGACCGGGTTCGCCCGGAGCATCGTGGGCCCCGACGCGACGCTGCCGACACGGGTGGTCGGGCTCGGGCACGTCGATTCCGCCGGGACGTGGCAGGGAGCCTGGACCCTCGAGCTGAACGGCGACCCGACGTTCGAGCGCACCCTGCGGTCCGGCCGAATGCTCCGCCAGCTCACGGCTCAGCTCCACGCCCTCGGGGTGCGCACGCTTATCGGCGCGCTCACGACCACGAGCGCTAACGGGCGCACGGCGACCGTGATTCCCGCGGCCTGGGACGGCCGCTACCCAGGCGAGCTCTACGCCCCGCCGATCGGCGCCGTGACACTGCACGAGAACACGGTGAGCATCACGGCGCGTCCGGGCCGAAAGCTGGGCGACCCGCCGGAAGTCGTCTTCACGATCCCGGCGGGACTGGAGTCGATGGTGCGCGTCGAGGCGAGCACCGCCGCGGGCAGCGCGCGCCACCTTCACATGGCGGCAACCGGCGACGGTGGGTGGACCATCACGGGCAGCATCGGCCTGTCTGCGCGCCCCCAGGGCTTCAGTGCGGTGGCGGAAGACCCGGAGCAGGTGCTGGAATGCGCATGGGGCGCGGCGCTCGAGCGGGCCGGCATCGCCTGGGACCGCGGTCGCGTCACCCCGCGTACGAGTCCGGACGACGCGCCCGCCGTGCTGGCCGAGGTGTCGTCCCCTCCATTCGACTCGATTGCGAGCGAAGTAAACCGGCGGAGCCTCAACGTCGGCGCCGAGCTGCTGTTGCGCTGGGCGGCTGGTGCGGGCCACGGGCCAGAGCGGCTCACGCGACACGTGCGCCAGGTCGTTGGCCCGGCGGCGGTCGTGGAGCTGCACGACGGGAGCGGTCTCTCACCCGATGACCGGGTGGCCGCACGCACGGAGGCGCTTTACCTCGCGCAGCTGCCGAGACGGCCCGGAGCCGAGGAGTTCCCACTGCTGCTGCCGGCCAACGGCATGGGCACGCTGCGCCGGCTCGGGCGCGGGGTACTGGCGCCGGGCGTCGTGCGCGCCAAGACGGGCACGCTGGACAGCGTTTCCGCGCTTGCCGGCTACCTCGGCCGCCGCGACGGCGTGCTGGTGATCAGCGCACTCTATAACGGCGCCCGCGCGCGCACCGCCAAGCGGGCGCAGTGGGCGCTCTTCCGCCTGCTCGGCGCCGGCGGCGTCGATCTCGCGACGGCGGGCAGCGAGACCCAGCTCGGCGGCGACGAGGCCGGATCGCCCTAG